In Stenotrophomonas sp. ASS1, the following proteins share a genomic window:
- a CDS encoding cation:proton antiporter yields the protein MFMDVQAGGDVPPTKWGWRYLAWAGVPLLAGVLLARYAGPAAPEAVARATAAEGSWAQHLASPLGLFLLQLLVLLLVAKGAGALLKRFGQPAVIGEMAAGLMMGPLVLGSLLPQLHGALFPASSLGPLGMLSQLGVLMFLLVAGAELDLAALRGRRRFAFTVSHAGIAVPFVLGVALAIWLYPQHGPQGVGFTAFALFVGISMSITAFPVLLRILADRGITQTPLGQTAIACAALGDATAWCLLALIVAAAQASGWLPASLNLLCVVVFVALMLGLVKPWFARQQIAPGREGRWLLGILLLSLASALVTEMLGIHALFGAFAAGVAVSSNAQLRDLLMARVEPFAVTLLLPLFFAMTGLRMRADALQASDVVLCVVVIAVATTGKLLGTFSAARSAGMPTREAWRLGALMNTRGLMELIVLNLGYELGLLGDRLFAVLAIMALVTTAMTGPLLNLIERRRG from the coding sequence ATGTTCATGGACGTACAGGCAGGTGGCGACGTGCCGCCCACGAAATGGGGATGGCGTTATCTGGCCTGGGCCGGCGTGCCGTTGCTGGCTGGCGTACTGCTGGCGCGGTATGCCGGGCCGGCGGCGCCCGAGGCGGTTGCCCGCGCCACCGCCGCCGAAGGCAGCTGGGCGCAGCACCTTGCCTCACCGCTGGGCTTGTTCCTGCTGCAGCTGCTGGTGCTGCTGCTGGTGGCCAAGGGCGCGGGTGCGCTGCTCAAGCGCTTTGGACAACCGGCGGTGATCGGCGAGATGGCCGCTGGCCTGATGATGGGGCCGCTGGTGCTCGGCAGCCTGCTGCCGCAGCTGCATGGTGCGTTGTTCCCGGCCAGCTCGCTGGGTCCGCTGGGCATGCTCAGCCAGCTGGGCGTGCTGATGTTCCTGCTGGTAGCCGGTGCCGAGCTGGACCTGGCGGCGCTGCGTGGCCGCCGGCGCTTCGCCTTCACGGTCAGCCATGCCGGTATTGCAGTGCCGTTCGTGCTCGGCGTGGCGCTGGCGATCTGGCTGTATCCGCAGCACGGTCCGCAGGGTGTGGGCTTTACTGCATTCGCATTGTTCGTCGGCATCTCCATGAGCATCACCGCGTTCCCCGTGTTGCTGCGCATCCTTGCCGATCGTGGGATCACACAGACGCCATTGGGCCAGACCGCGATCGCCTGCGCGGCATTGGGCGATGCCACCGCCTGGTGCCTGCTGGCCTTGATCGTCGCCGCCGCCCAGGCCAGCGGCTGGTTGCCGGCCAGCCTCAACCTGCTGTGCGTGGTCGTGTTCGTGGCGCTGATGCTGGGGCTGGTGAAGCCGTGGTTTGCCCGCCAGCAGATCGCGCCGGGCCGTGAGGGACGTTGGTTGCTGGGTATCCTGCTGCTGTCACTAGCGAGTGCGCTGGTCACCGAGATGCTGGGCATCCACGCGTTGTTCGGTGCATTCGCTGCAGGCGTCGCGGTATCGTCCAACGCGCAGCTGCGCGACCTGTTGATGGCCCGCGTCGAACCGTTCGCGGTGACCCTGCTGCTGCCACTGTTCTTCGCCATGACCGGCCTGCGCATGCGCGCCGATGCGCTGCAGGCCAGCGATGTCGTGTTGTGCGTGGTGGTGATCGCGGTGGCCACGACGGGCAAGCTGCTGGGTACCTTCAGTGCCGCGCGCAGTGCGGGCATGCCCACGCGCGAAGCGTGGCGGTTGGGGGCGCTGATGAACACCCGTGGCCTGATGGAGCTGATCGTGCTCAACCTGGGCTACGAGCTGGGCCTGCTCGGCGATCGGCTGTTCGCGGTGCTGGCGATCATGGCGTTGGTGACCACGGCGATGACCGGGCCGCTACTGAACCTGATCGAGCGGCGCCGGGGCTGA
- a CDS encoding penicillin acylase family protein, translating to MRRTWRWVLGVLVAIVLVTALALWLLLRGSLADLDGEHALPGLAKPVTIERDALGVVTITAGSQADAMRALGHVHAQERYFEMDLMRRSAAGELSALFGPKAVEADKRMRVHRLRARTEAHLDTALGDNGAVVRAYVDGVNEGLTDLSVRPWAYLLLRQSPQPWQPSDSVLAGLAMYADLQDPNNQTELALSRIRAVVPPALYALIAHDGTEWDAPLFGEATGNAILPDASQLDLRTLKGKPGTEQEEADVIGSNNFAVAGALTADGRAIVADDMHLGLRAPGLWFRVRLRYPDPQAAGGQVDVTGFSLPGLPAVIVGSNGHVAWGFTNSYIDTADYRTEPANATVTVHEERIAVAGQADVLFPVRETAWGPILHTHADGSGDALRWVAHLPGAVRLDFADLARAGDLDGALHFADRAGIPAQNLVVGDRSGRIAWRLIGARPDRGPGCAPAGFTAASNQDCAPWPIRSDASPALIDPPNHRLWTANGRVLDGEALASVGNGGYDLGARAQQIRDLLAIQDRFDEHDLLAIQLDDRAVFLQRWWALLHDVIERSDDPALKRLKAVSHQWGGRASASSVSYRVVRAFRTQVMDTLSDALLAPANAQLGDDYLDPRLAQLEGVAWPMLQQRPANLLPPAYDSWDALLLDAARRTESELAKQGPLAQRTWGERNTAALCHPIARALPDIAKRWLCMPADPLPGDRDMPRVQTPNFGASERMVVSPGHEADGIVHMPGGQSGHPLSPYWGAGHEDWVHGRPTPFLPGKAQHTMTLVPAR from the coding sequence ATGCGACGTACATGGCGTTGGGTGCTGGGTGTGTTGGTCGCCATCGTGCTGGTCACCGCACTGGCCCTGTGGCTCCTGCTGCGCGGCAGCCTGGCCGACCTGGACGGCGAGCATGCGCTGCCGGGCCTGGCCAAGCCGGTCACCATCGAGCGCGATGCGCTGGGCGTGGTCACCATCACTGCCGGCAGCCAGGCCGACGCGATGCGCGCACTCGGCCATGTGCATGCGCAGGAACGCTATTTCGAGATGGACCTGATGCGCCGCAGTGCCGCCGGCGAGCTGTCGGCATTGTTCGGGCCGAAGGCCGTTGAAGCTGACAAGCGCATGCGCGTGCACCGCCTGCGCGCCCGCACCGAGGCGCATCTGGATACCGCGCTGGGCGACAACGGCGCGGTCGTGCGCGCCTATGTAGATGGCGTCAACGAAGGCCTTACCGATCTCTCCGTGCGGCCATGGGCCTACCTGCTGCTGCGGCAATCACCGCAACCGTGGCAGCCCAGCGACAGCGTGCTGGCCGGGCTGGCCATGTACGCCGACCTGCAGGACCCGAACAACCAGACCGAGCTTGCACTGAGCCGCATCCGCGCAGTGGTGCCGCCGGCGCTGTACGCATTGATCGCCCACGACGGCACCGAATGGGATGCACCGCTGTTTGGCGAAGCCACCGGCAATGCGATTCTGCCCGATGCCAGCCAGCTCGATCTGCGCACATTGAAGGGAAAGCCGGGCACCGAGCAGGAGGAGGCGGACGTCATCGGCAGCAACAACTTCGCGGTGGCCGGCGCACTCACCGCCGACGGCCGCGCGATCGTCGCCGACGACATGCACCTGGGCCTGCGCGCGCCTGGCCTGTGGTTCCGGGTGCGCCTGCGTTACCCCGACCCGCAGGCTGCCGGCGGCCAGGTCGACGTCACTGGCTTCTCGCTCCCTGGCCTGCCGGCGGTGATCGTCGGCAGCAACGGCCACGTCGCCTGGGGCTTCACCAACAGCTACATCGACACGGCGGACTACCGCACGGAACCGGCCAACGCCACGGTGACCGTGCACGAAGAACGCATTGCGGTGGCCGGCCAGGCCGACGTGCTGTTCCCGGTACGCGAAACCGCCTGGGGGCCGATCCTGCACACCCATGCCGATGGCAGTGGCGATGCCCTGCGCTGGGTCGCACACCTGCCCGGCGCCGTACGCCTGGATTTCGCTGATCTGGCCCGCGCCGGTGACCTGGACGGTGCACTGCACTTCGCCGACCGCGCCGGCATTCCCGCGCAGAACCTGGTGGTCGGCGACCGCAGCGGCCGCATTGCCTGGCGCTTGATCGGTGCCCGTCCGGACCGTGGCCCTGGCTGCGCGCCGGCCGGCTTCACTGCCGCCAGCAACCAGGACTGCGCACCGTGGCCGATCCGCAGCGATGCCTCGCCGGCATTGATCGATCCCCCCAACCATCGCCTGTGGACCGCCAACGGACGCGTCCTCGACGGCGAGGCGCTGGCCAGCGTCGGCAACGGTGGCTATGACCTCGGCGCGCGTGCGCAGCAGATCCGCGACCTGCTCGCCATCCAGGACCGCTTCGACGAACACGACCTGCTGGCGATCCAGCTCGACGACCGCGCCGTGTTCCTGCAGCGCTGGTGGGCGTTGCTGCATGACGTCATCGAACGCAGTGACGACCCTGCACTGAAGCGCTTGAAGGCGGTCAGCCATCAATGGGGCGGCCGGGCCTCGGCCAGCTCGGTCAGCTACCGGGTGGTGCGCGCGTTCCGCACGCAGGTGATGGATACCCTGTCCGATGCACTGCTGGCGCCGGCCAACGCGCAGCTGGGCGATGACTATCTGGACCCGCGCCTGGCACAACTGGAAGGCGTGGCCTGGCCGATGCTGCAGCAACGCCCCGCCAACCTGTTGCCACCGGCCTACGACAGCTGGGACGCGCTGCTGCTTGATGCCGCACGCCGCACCGAGAGCGAGCTGGCCAAGCAGGGCCCACTGGCCCAGCGCACCTGGGGAGAGCGCAACACCGCGGCGCTCTGCCATCCCATCGCGCGTGCATTGCCGGACATCGCCAAGCGCTGGCTGTGCATGCCCGCCGATCCCCTGCCCGGTGACCGTGACATGCCGCGCGTGCAGACGCCGAACTTCGGCGCCTCCGAACGCATGGTGGTTTCGCCCGGCCACGAGGCCGACGGCATCGTGCACATGCCCGGCGGCCAGAGCGGGCACCCGCTGTCGCCGTACTGGGGCGCCGGCCACGAAGACTGGGTGCATGGGCGGCCGACACCGTTCCTGCCCGGCAAAGCGCAGCACACGATGACGCTGGTACCGGCGCGGTAG
- the bfr gene encoding bacterioferritin, with the protein MKGNPDVIACLKELLRGELAARDQYFIHSRRYEDQGLFALYERLNHEMEEETQHADALLRRILFLGGDPDMRPHATEPGKTVEEMLQKDLDTEYAVRNNLAAGMKLCEEKGDYVSRDMLLAQLKDTEEDHAWWLEQQLDLIKRIGLELYQLSKIDGNGAPAH; encoded by the coding sequence ATGAAAGGCAACCCGGACGTCATCGCCTGCCTGAAGGAACTGCTGCGCGGCGAACTCGCTGCCCGCGACCAGTACTTCATCCATTCCCGCCGCTATGAGGACCAGGGCCTGTTCGCGCTGTACGAACGCCTGAACCACGAGATGGAAGAGGAAACCCAGCACGCCGACGCGCTGCTGCGCCGGATTCTGTTCCTCGGCGGCGACCCTGACATGCGCCCGCATGCCACCGAGCCGGGCAAGACCGTGGAAGAAATGCTGCAGAAGGATCTCGACACTGAATACGCGGTTCGGAACAATCTCGCCGCCGGTATGAAGCTGTGCGAAGAGAAGGGTGACTACGTGAGCCGCGACATGCTGCTGGCGCAACTGAAGGACACCGAGGAAGACCACGCCTGGTGGCTGGAGCAGCAGCTGGACCTGATCAAGCGCATCGGCCTGGAGCTGTACCAGCTGAGCAAGATCGACGGCAACGGCGCTCCGGCGCACTGA